A stretch of the Dechloromonas sp. TW-R-39-2 genome encodes the following:
- a CDS encoding branched-chain amino acid ABC transporter permease → MDIFLQQIINGLVQGSIYALVALGYTMVYGIMGLINFAHGEVVMIGTLVTITVSSLLLKAGMPVMLAGMGGLICSMLVCMALGWGLERIAYRPLRNAPRLTPLITAIGMSIVLQNLAMIIWGRNYMTFPPLLPKIDFEFAGANFTLVQIVIVLTSAITMGGLLFLVYRTKLGMAMRATAQNPAVASLMGVNINRVIASAFIIGSALGAVAGVMVGTYYEIAHYQMGFMLGLKAFTAAVLGGIGNLAGAMLGGVLLGLIEALGAGYIGDLTGGFLGSHYQDIFAFVVLIVVLMFKPSGLFGEKTGDRA, encoded by the coding sequence ATGGATATTTTTCTTCAACAAATCATCAATGGCCTTGTCCAGGGCAGCATTTATGCACTGGTCGCACTGGGCTACACGATGGTGTACGGCATCATGGGGCTGATCAATTTTGCCCATGGTGAAGTGGTCATGATCGGTACGCTGGTCACCATTACCGTCTCCAGTCTTTTACTCAAGGCCGGCATGCCGGTCATGCTCGCCGGGATGGGCGGCCTGATCTGTTCGATGCTGGTCTGCATGGCGCTGGGCTGGGGGCTCGAGCGCATCGCTTACCGTCCTTTGCGCAATGCGCCGCGGCTGACGCCGCTGATTACGGCCATCGGCATGTCCATCGTCCTGCAGAATCTGGCGATGATCATCTGGGGCCGCAACTACATGACTTTCCCACCCTTGCTGCCGAAAATCGATTTCGAATTCGCTGGGGCCAATTTCACGCTGGTTCAGATCGTGATTGTGCTGACCTCAGCGATCACCATGGGTGGCCTGCTGTTCCTCGTCTATCGCACCAAGCTCGGCATGGCAATGCGTGCCACGGCGCAGAATCCTGCGGTCGCCAGCCTGATGGGGGTGAATATCAACCGCGTCATCGCCTCGGCTTTCATCATCGGCTCGGCGCTGGGCGCGGTCGCCGGCGTGATGGTCGGTACCTATTACGAAATTGCCCATTACCAGATGGGCTTCATGCTCGGTCTGAAAGCCTTTACGGCCGCGGTGCTGGGCGGTATCGGCAACCTCGCCGGAGCGATGCTCGGCGGTGTGCTGCTTGGCCTGATCGAGGCGCTCGGCGCCGGCTACATCGGCGACCTGACCGGCGGTTTCCTCGGTAGCCACTACCAGGACATTTTTGCCTTTGTCGTGCTGATTGTCGTGCTGATGTTCAAGCCGTCCGGCTTGTTTGGTGAAAAGACGGGAGATCGCGCATGA
- a CDS encoding ABC transporter ATP-binding protein translates to MNKWLNPRSALGIALISTALIALPFVAAMGGQAWVRIINFAILYVFLALGLNIVVGFAGLLDLGYIAFYAVGAYVYALLASPHFGLHLPFWVILPIGAMVACVFGVLLGSPTLKLRGDYLAIVTLGFGEIVRIFMNNLNAPINITNGAQGITLIDPVAIGDFKFSGTTQILGYSLSGPQKYYFLLLALAILIIIINLRLQNSRIGRAWQAIREDEIAAKAVGINTRNVKLLAFAMGASFGGVAGGIFSAMQGFVSPESFSLIESIMILAMVVLGGMGHIPGVILGAVLLSILPEALRYGVGPLQMAVFGKMLIDPESLRMLVFGLALVLVMRFKPAGLWPSPERKRELTGEA, encoded by the coding sequence ATGAACAAGTGGCTTAATCCGCGTTCGGCGCTGGGCATTGCCCTGATTTCGACCGCCCTGATCGCCCTGCCGTTCGTTGCCGCAATGGGCGGCCAGGCTTGGGTACGGATCATCAACTTCGCCATCCTTTACGTTTTCCTGGCGCTCGGCCTGAACATCGTCGTCGGCTTTGCCGGCCTGCTCGATCTCGGCTACATCGCGTTCTACGCGGTCGGTGCTTACGTCTATGCCTTGCTGGCCAGCCCGCATTTCGGCTTGCACCTGCCGTTCTGGGTGATCCTGCCGATCGGGGCGATGGTCGCTTGCGTCTTTGGCGTGCTGCTCGGTTCACCGACGCTCAAGTTGCGCGGCGATTACCTGGCGATCGTGACGCTCGGCTTTGGCGAAATCGTCCGCATTTTCATGAACAACCTGAATGCGCCGATCAACATCACCAACGGTGCACAAGGCATCACGCTGATCGATCCGGTCGCCATCGGTGATTTCAAGTTTTCCGGGACCACGCAGATTCTGGGCTATTCGCTGAGTGGACCGCAGAAATACTACTTCCTGCTGCTCGCACTGGCGATCCTGATCATCATCATCAACCTGCGCCTGCAGAACTCCCGTATCGGTCGCGCCTGGCAGGCGATCCGTGAAGACGAGATTGCCGCCAAGGCGGTTGGCATCAATACGCGCAACGTCAAGTTGCTGGCGTTTGCGATGGGTGCCAGCTTTGGCGGTGTGGCCGGCGGTATCTTCTCGGCCATGCAGGGCTTCGTGTCGCCGGAAAGCTTCTCGCTGATCGAGTCGATCATGATCCTGGCGATGGTTGTGCTCGGCGGCATGGGACATATTCCCGGCGTCATTCTCGGGGCTGTACTGCTCTCGATTTTGCCGGAAGCCCTGCGTTACGGCGTTGGGCCGCTGCAAATGGCTGTTTTCGGAAAGATGCTGATCGATCCCGAAAGCTTGCGCATGCTGGTGTTCGGCCTGGCGCTCGTGCTTGTCATGCGCTTCAAGCCGGCGGGCCTGTGGCCCTCGCCCGAGCGCAAACGTGAACTGACGGGAGAAGCATGA
- a CDS encoding ABC transporter ATP-binding protein — MAEVLLAANAVAKHFGGVKALRDVSLTIRKGEVYGLIGPNGAGKTTFFNCMTGLYVPDGGGFVFDGVPLVADAPHQAAERGIARTFQNIRLFSNMTALENVMVGCHVRTKAGVLGAVLQTRATRAEEAAIRQRAIDLLHYVRIEERADDLARNLSYGDQRRLEIARALATNPKLLCLDEPAAGMNATETEGLRELIEGIRADGTTILLIEHDVKLVMGLCDRVAVLDYGALVIEDVPAIVQKDQRVIEAYLGA, encoded by the coding sequence ATGGCTGAGGTACTGCTTGCGGCCAATGCGGTGGCCAAGCACTTTGGCGGCGTCAAGGCGCTGCGCGACGTTTCGCTGACCATCCGCAAAGGTGAAGTCTATGGTTTGATCGGCCCGAATGGGGCCGGCAAGACCACGTTCTTTAACTGCATGACCGGGCTTTATGTGCCGGATGGCGGTGGTTTTGTCTTTGACGGTGTGCCGCTGGTTGCCGATGCGCCGCACCAGGCTGCCGAGCGCGGCATCGCCCGGACATTCCAGAACATTCGTCTGTTTTCCAACATGACGGCGCTGGAAAATGTGATGGTCGGTTGTCATGTCCGGACAAAAGCCGGCGTGCTGGGCGCCGTCCTGCAGACCCGGGCCACCCGGGCGGAAGAAGCGGCGATTCGCCAGCGTGCGATTGATTTGCTGCACTACGTTCGTATCGAAGAGCGGGCCGACGATCTGGCGCGCAATCTTTCCTACGGCGATCAGCGTCGCCTGGAAATTGCCCGGGCACTGGCAACCAATCCGAAACTGCTTTGTCTCGACGAACCGGCTGCCGGGATGAATGCCACCGAAACCGAAGGCTTGCGCGAGCTGATCGAGGGGATTCGGGCCGACGGCACGACCATCCTGCTGATCGAGCATGATGTAAAGCTGGTGATGGGCTTGTGCGACCGCGTCGCCGTGCTCGATTACGGTGCGCTGGTCATCGAAGATGTACCGGCCATCGTCCAGAAAGATCAACGCGTTATTGAGGCATACCTAGGTGCTTGA
- a CDS encoding ABC transporter ATP-binding protein, with product MLEVTGLRVAYGGIQAVRSITFHVNEGEMVALIGANGAGKTSTLKAISRVIDAAGGDVHFCGEKITRIAPHDMISKGIALVPEGRGVFPRLTVAENLAMGAFLRNDKPEIATDLAKIYAYFPRLKERETQLAGTLSGGEQQMLAIGRALMSRPKLLLLDEPSMGLAPIMVQKIFEVIRAVAAEGMTILLIEQNAKLALESSQRAYVMESGVITLNGEAAKLLDDPKVRAAYLGE from the coding sequence GTGCTTGAAGTTACCGGACTCCGCGTCGCTTATGGCGGCATTCAGGCTGTACGCAGCATTACCTTCCACGTCAACGAAGGCGAAATGGTCGCCCTGATCGGTGCCAACGGCGCCGGCAAGACCAGCACCCTGAAAGCGATTTCACGGGTCATCGACGCGGCTGGGGGAGATGTGCATTTTTGCGGCGAGAAAATTACCCGTATTGCACCGCACGACATGATCTCCAAGGGCATTGCCCTGGTGCCGGAAGGGCGCGGCGTTTTTCCGCGCCTGACCGTGGCCGAGAATCTTGCCATGGGTGCCTTCCTGCGCAACGACAAGCCTGAAATTGCCACCGATCTGGCCAAGATCTACGCCTACTTCCCACGTCTCAAGGAGCGCGAGACGCAGTTGGCCGGGACCTTGTCCGGTGGCGAACAGCAGATGCTGGCGATTGGCCGGGCATTGATGAGCCGTCCCAAGTTGCTGTTGCTGGATGAGCCTTCGATGGGCCTGGCCCCGATCATGGTCCAGAAGATTTTCGAAGTGATTCGTGCCGTGGCGGCGGAAGGCATGACCATCTTGCTGATCGAGCAGAATGCCAAGCTGGCACTCGAAAGCAGCCAGCGTGCTTATGTCATGGAGAGCGGCGTGATTACGCTGAATGGCGAAGCGGCCAAGTTGCTGGATGATCCCAAGGTGCGGGCGGCCTATCTGGGTGAGTGA
- a CDS encoding COG3650 family protein, with protein MKKTISLLALLAGFSVAGANAQEAKPVDTTPKLTFGQMMKQGDKLVFAPCRDRSYAMVEDVSPDRGVGKALSMVGLDSGKKLYVELVGYIENGMLKASALNMAHTEGRCQLPGGSEESWRAAGKEPGWLLAVGNEHVVLKRQGKPDVILPAAPVKAEGGVASYEVSKDNQKLSLRFEQGLCRDAVADSVFGWRATVTSNGQVLKGCAWQR; from the coding sequence ATGAAAAAAACGATCTCCCTCCTTGCGCTGCTTGCCGGTTTTTCGGTTGCAGGTGCTAACGCTCAGGAAGCCAAGCCGGTCGATACCACGCCGAAGCTGACCTTTGGCCAGATGATGAAACAAGGCGACAAGCTTGTTTTCGCTCCTTGTCGCGACCGCAGTTATGCGATGGTCGAGGATGTCTCGCCGGATCGTGGCGTCGGCAAGGCGCTGTCCATGGTCGGCCTGGATAGTGGCAAAAAGCTTTATGTCGAGCTGGTCGGCTATATCGAGAATGGCATGCTCAAGGCTTCGGCCCTGAACATGGCGCATACCGAAGGACGCTGTCAGCTACCTGGTGGCAGCGAGGAAAGCTGGCGTGCCGCAGGCAAGGAGCCGGGCTGGCTGCTGGCGGTCGGCAACGAGCATGTCGTGCTCAAGCGCCAAGGCAAGCCGGATGTGATTTTACCGGCAGCACCGGTCAAGGCCGAAGGGGGCGTGGCCAGCTACGAAGTCAGCAAGGATAACCAGAAGCTCAGTCTGCGCTTCGAGCAGGGCTTGTGCCGTGACGCAGTGGCCGATTCGGTTTTCGGTTGGCGCGCCACGGTGACCAGCAACGGTCAGGTGCTGAAAGGGTGTGCCTGGCAGCGTTGA
- a CDS encoding CDP-6-deoxy-delta-3,4-glucoseen reductase — MSHQITVQPSGRQFAAETGETILDAALRQGLTLPYGCKDGACGACKGKVLCGEVDHGKALPHALKDEEKAGGLTLYCCATALSDLSIECKQLGAITDIPVKTLPSRIEKLERLAPDVIELQLRLPANERLQFLAGQYIDILLKDGKKRSFSLANAPHDDALLQLHIRHVPGGVFTDQVFSSMKVRDILRFNGPHGSFYLREESSKPMILLAGGTGFAPIKAIVEHALATNNQRPIYIYWGAKARVDLYQHALPAQWAAEHQHIHYTPVLSEAAAGDEWLGRTGLVHQAVTVDFPNLADFEVYACGSPGMIEAAKRDFISAGLPEEAFFADAFTFAAQ; from the coding sequence ATGAGCCACCAGATTACAGTCCAGCCGAGCGGCCGCCAATTTGCGGCTGAAACCGGCGAAACCATTCTCGATGCCGCACTGCGCCAGGGCCTGACGCTGCCCTATGGCTGCAAGGATGGCGCCTGTGGCGCCTGCAAGGGAAAAGTGCTGTGCGGCGAGGTCGACCACGGCAAAGCCCTGCCCCACGCTTTGAAAGACGAAGAGAAGGCTGGCGGACTCACGCTTTATTGCTGCGCAACGGCGCTCTCCGATCTGAGCATCGAATGCAAGCAGCTCGGCGCCATCACCGACATTCCGGTCAAGACGCTGCCTTCCCGGATCGAGAAACTCGAACGCCTGGCGCCCGACGTCATCGAACTCCAGTTGCGCCTGCCGGCCAACGAACGCCTGCAATTCCTGGCTGGTCAATACATCGACATCCTGCTCAAGGATGGCAAGAAACGTAGTTTCTCGCTGGCCAATGCACCACACGATGATGCCCTGCTGCAGTTGCATATCAGGCATGTCCCGGGCGGCGTGTTTACCGACCAGGTGTTCTCAAGCATGAAAGTGCGCGACATCCTGCGCTTCAATGGCCCGCACGGCAGCTTCTATCTGCGTGAAGAATCGAGCAAACCGATGATCCTGCTGGCCGGCGGAACCGGCTTTGCGCCGATCAAGGCCATCGTCGAGCACGCGCTGGCGACGAACAACCAGCGACCGATATACATCTATTGGGGAGCCAAGGCACGCGTCGACCTGTATCAACATGCCTTGCCGGCGCAATGGGCGGCCGAGCACCAGCATATTCATTACACACCCGTGCTTTCCGAAGCGGCAGCAGGTGACGAATGGCTCGGCCGAACGGGGCTGGTTCATCAGGCTGTCACGGTCGACTTCCCGAATCTGGCCGATTTCGAAGTTTACGCTTGCGGTTCGCCCGGCATGATCGAGGCCGCGAAACGTGACTTCATCAGCGCCGGCCTGCCCGAAGAAGCATTTTTTGCCGACGCTTTCACATTTGCAGCCCAGTAA
- a CDS encoding SDR family oxidoreductase, giving the protein MQNILIVGSGDVARRILSRLARRYRVYALLRDASRAGQWREAGAIPLLADLDDRASLDRLAGLADVVLHLAPPPGEGQFDTRTRHLLAALGKGKSLPRRLIYVSTTGVYGDCQGRQIDETRHLAAESPRAARRVDAEQSLRAWGKQTGVAISILRAPGIYAADRLPVERLQRGMPALNEADDVFTNHIHADDLAAACVAAMTHGAANRAYNVVDDSDLRMADYFDRVADAFALPRPPRISRAEAEQRLSPMQMSFMRESRRIGNRRLKQELKLRLAYPSVDDGIRAALKGSYAC; this is encoded by the coding sequence GTGCAAAATATACTGATCGTCGGCAGCGGGGACGTCGCCCGCCGCATCCTCTCCCGTCTTGCCCGCCGCTACCGCGTCTACGCCTTGCTGCGCGATGCCAGTCGTGCCGGGCAATGGCGCGAGGCCGGGGCGATTCCATTGCTCGCCGATCTCGATGATCGGGCTAGTCTGGATCGCCTGGCCGGTCTGGCCGATGTCGTCCTGCACCTTGCGCCGCCGCCCGGCGAAGGGCAGTTCGACACCCGAACCCGCCATTTGCTGGCTGCTTTGGGCAAGGGCAAAAGTCTACCACGGCGCCTGATTTACGTTAGTACGACAGGCGTTTATGGCGATTGTCAGGGGCGGCAAATCGATGAGACTCGCCATCTTGCCGCGGAAAGCCCGCGTGCCGCGCGTCGGGTCGATGCCGAGCAGTCTCTGCGCGCCTGGGGCAAACAGACCGGCGTTGCCATCTCGATTCTGCGAGCGCCTGGCATTTATGCGGCGGATCGACTGCCGGTCGAACGTTTGCAACGCGGCATGCCGGCCCTGAATGAAGCTGACGATGTGTTTACCAACCACATTCATGCCGATGATCTGGCGGCCGCCTGCGTTGCTGCGATGACGCATGGTGCAGCCAACCGCGCCTACAATGTGGTCGATGATTCCGATCTGCGCATGGCCGATTATTTCGACCGCGTAGCCGATGCCTTTGCCTTGCCGCGTCCGCCCCGGATTTCACGGGCCGAGGCCGAGCAACGCCTGTCACCGATGCAGATGTCCTTCATGCGCGAGTCGCGGCGCATCGGCAATCGTCGTCTGAAACAAGAACTCAAGCTGCGCCTGGCCTATCCTTCGGTGGATGACGGTATTCGCGCCGCACTGAAAGGAAGTTACGCATGCTAG
- a CDS encoding CopD family protein has protein sequence MLVIKALHISLVVAWFAGLFYLPRIFVNLAMVPADSVAERERLLLMAHKLFRFMTPLGILAVLLGLWLWLGYGFSGGWLHAKTTLVALLVAYHWHCGRVLKAFQTGGNLRSHVWFRFYNEMPVLVLFAVVFLVVLKPF, from the coding sequence ATGCTAGTCATCAAGGCCCTGCATATCTCGCTGGTTGTCGCCTGGTTTGCCGGGCTGTTCTATTTGCCGCGCATTTTCGTCAATCTGGCCATGGTGCCGGCTGACAGCGTGGCCGAGCGCGAGCGCCTGCTGTTGATGGCGCACAAGCTATTCCGTTTCATGACCCCGCTCGGCATACTCGCCGTCCTGCTTGGCCTCTGGCTGTGGTTGGGTTATGGTTTCAGCGGCGGCTGGCTGCATGCCAAGACGACGCTGGTTGCGCTGCTGGTTGCCTATCACTGGCACTGTGGCCGGGTGCTCAAAGCCTTTCAGACGGGCGGTAATCTGCGCAGCCACGTCTGGTTCCGTTTTTATAATGAAATGCCGGTGCTGGTTCTGTTTGCCGTGGTCTTTCTCGTTGTCCTGAAGCCCTTCTGA
- a CDS encoding class I SAM-dependent RNA methyltransferase: MMNKYFAICPRGLEPLLADELNAIGADEVKPISGGVFFSGDWSTCYRANLESRIATRILWHIVKGPYQKEEDIYRLAVRQLWPNHFSVSRTMRVVTTAIKCPLKSLDFVTLRVKDAVCDRFREDLGERPNIETRNPDVSVHVFLTENECTLYLDTSGQPLWQRGFRKASVDAPLKENLAAGILKLSGWQPGMSLVDPMCGSGTFLLEAIQVALDRAPGLDRGFAFELLAKFEAMNWAQIRQAAEARCKDPEPLEIRGYDIDDKAVRATRKNLQEAGFGGIVTVDRADMLETEPLTEHGILVTNPPYGERIGEQDELAEFYPQLGSALKKNWAGWNCFFFTADLRLPKLVGLRPSRKTPLFNGPLECRLFEIRMVAGSNRKP, translated from the coding sequence CTGATGAATAAATATTTTGCTATTTGCCCACGCGGCCTCGAACCCCTGCTGGCTGACGAACTGAATGCCATCGGTGCCGATGAGGTCAAACCGATTTCTGGCGGGGTCTTCTTTTCCGGCGACTGGAGTACCTGCTACCGCGCCAACCTGGAGTCGCGCATCGCGACGCGCATCCTCTGGCATATCGTCAAGGGGCCTTACCAGAAGGAAGAGGATATTTATCGACTGGCCGTGCGTCAGCTCTGGCCGAATCACTTTTCTGTTTCGCGCACCATGCGGGTCGTGACAACGGCGATCAAGTGTCCGCTCAAGTCGCTCGATTTCGTCACGCTGCGCGTCAAGGATGCCGTCTGCGACCGTTTCCGCGAGGATCTCGGCGAGCGCCCGAATATCGAAACGCGCAATCCCGATGTCAGCGTGCATGTTTTCCTGACTGAGAACGAATGCACGCTGTATCTCGACACTTCCGGTCAGCCGTTGTGGCAGCGCGGTTTTCGCAAGGCCAGCGTGGATGCGCCGCTCAAGGAAAATCTGGCCGCCGGCATTCTCAAGCTTTCCGGCTGGCAGCCAGGCATGTCGCTGGTCGACCCGATGTGCGGCAGCGGAACCTTCCTCCTTGAGGCCATCCAGGTGGCGCTTGATCGTGCTCCGGGTCTCGATCGCGGCTTTGCCTTTGAGCTGCTGGCCAAGTTCGAAGCGATGAACTGGGCGCAGATCCGGCAGGCCGCCGAAGCGCGTTGCAAGGACCCGGAGCCGCTTGAAATCCGTGGTTACGACATTGATGACAAGGCCGTGCGGGCAACCCGCAAAAATCTGCAGGAAGCCGGTTTTGGCGGCATTGTCACGGTCGACCGCGCCGATATGCTGGAAACCGAGCCGCTGACCGAACATGGCATTCTGGTGACCAATCCGCCGTATGGCGAGCGGATTGGCGAACAGGACGAACTGGCCGAGTTCTATCCGCAACTGGGTTCTGCCCTCAAGAAAAACTGGGCGGGCTGGAATTGTTTCTTCTTCACCGCCGATCTGCGCCTGCCCAAGCTGGTCGGTTTGCGCCCAAGTCGCAAAACACCGCTATTCAACGGCCCGCTGGAGTGCCGCCTGTTCGAGATTCGGATGGTGGCCGGGAGCAATCGCAAGCCGTAA
- a CDS encoding acetyl-CoA hydrolase/transferase family protein, whose translation MSVQALYQQKKMAPLDAIRVVKNGDTIVVPTGVGEPPALLTALSDVRREYRGVQISQILPLRKYGYIDPETTENVRHTAYFFGGATRPGGQEGWIDFVPAYFSELPVLIQRGQTPADIVFAMASPMDSHGFFSLSLGPDYTMAAIAKARAVVLEVNPNVPFANGNCHIHVSQVAALTESNDPILEVGLPKIGPVQQAIGKYVAEMIPDGATLQIGYGGIPDAVVMQLTDKHDLGIHTEMVGDGIMTLVEAGVVTNRKKNYLPGKMVATFALGSKKLYQFMDRNPSLEMHPVDFTNDPYLAGQNDNLHAINATMQIDFMGQCGSESLGFSPYSGTGGQSDFVRAANRSNGGKAFIVLPSTAKDDTISRIVPTLTAGTHVSTSKNDINYVVTEFGVAQLRGKTAKQRAEALINIAHPNFRGELREAAKKMRIL comes from the coding sequence ATGTCAGTACAGGCCTTGTATCAACAGAAGAAAATGGCACCACTGGATGCCATTCGTGTCGTCAAGAATGGCGACACCATCGTGGTTCCCACGGGTGTGGGTGAACCGCCGGCGCTGCTTACCGCGCTGTCCGATGTGCGCCGCGAATATCGCGGTGTCCAGATCTCGCAGATTCTTCCCTTGCGCAAATACGGCTACATCGATCCGGAAACGACCGAGAATGTCCGTCACACCGCCTATTTCTTCGGCGGCGCAACGCGTCCTGGCGGTCAGGAAGGCTGGATCGATTTCGTGCCGGCCTACTTCTCCGAGCTGCCTGTGCTGATCCAGCGCGGCCAGACGCCGGCTGATATTGTTTTTGCCATGGCTTCACCGATGGACAGCCACGGTTTCTTCTCGCTGTCCCTCGGTCCCGACTACACCATGGCTGCGATCGCCAAGGCCCGCGCCGTCGTGCTTGAGGTCAACCCGAACGTGCCGTTTGCCAATGGCAATTGCCACATCCACGTTTCCCAGGTTGCCGCACTGACCGAAAGCAACGATCCGATTCTTGAAGTCGGTCTGCCGAAGATCGGTCCTGTGCAGCAGGCCATCGGCAAGTACGTTGCCGAAATGATTCCCGATGGCGCAACCTTGCAGATCGGCTACGGCGGCATTCCCGATGCAGTCGTGATGCAACTGACCGACAAACACGATCTGGGGATTCACACCGAGATGGTCGGCGACGGCATCATGACGCTGGTCGAAGCCGGCGTGGTGACCAACCGCAAGAAAAATTACCTGCCGGGCAAGATGGTGGCCACTTTCGCACTGGGCTCCAAAAAACTGTATCAGTTCATGGATCGCAATCCCTCGCTCGAAATGCATCCGGTCGACTTCACGAATGACCCGTATCTGGCGGGTCAGAACGACAATCTGCACGCGATCAACGCAACGATGCAGATCGACTTCATGGGCCAGTGCGGTTCTGAAAGCCTGGGCTTCTCGCCGTACTCCGGGACCGGCGGCCAATCCGACTTCGTTCGGGCGGCCAACCGTTCGAATGGTGGCAAGGCGTTCATCGTGTTGCCGTCGACTGCCAAGGACGACACGATTTCGCGCATCGTGCCGACGTTGACCGCAGGAACGCATGTGTCGACCAGCAAGAACGACATCAACTATGTGGTTACTGAGTTCGGTGTTGCCCAGTTGCGTGGCAAGACGGCGAAACAGCGTGCCGAAGCGCTGATCAACATCGCCCACCCGAATTTCCGTGGCGAGCTGCGTGAAGCCGCCAAGAAGATGCGTATCCTCTAA
- a CDS encoding YMGG-like glycine zipper-containing protein — protein MSKVNFSLRRLSVLVGALALGACAIVPTGPSVMVLPGTGQSIERFRQDDAYCRDFSLIQIGGKTPGQASGESLATSAAVGTAIGAVAGAAIGGGREGAAVGAGAGLLVGSAAGSGSARSSRIGTQRQYDDAFIQCMYAKGHRVPVPASMATAQSKAVRHSDVGIPPPPPGTPPPPPPGSPPPPPPSAK, from the coding sequence ATGTCGAAGGTAAATTTTTCTCTCCGGCGCCTGAGTGTTCTGGTCGGGGCACTGGCCCTGGGGGCGTGTGCCATCGTGCCAACCGGGCCCAGCGTTATGGTTTTGCCCGGGACCGGGCAGAGTATTGAGCGTTTTCGTCAGGATGATGCTTATTGCCGTGATTTCTCGCTGATCCAGATTGGTGGCAAAACCCCGGGCCAGGCTTCGGGAGAGTCTCTGGCAACGAGTGCCGCCGTGGGGACCGCCATCGGGGCTGTCGCCGGTGCGGCAATCGGCGGTGGGCGCGAAGGCGCTGCGGTCGGTGCCGGCGCCGGACTGCTTGTTGGTTCAGCAGCCGGTAGTGGCAGCGCACGTTCCTCGCGTATCGGGACGCAGCGTCAATACGACGATGCTTTCATCCAGTGCATGTATGCCAAGGGGCATCGCGTCCCTGTGCCGGCTAGTATGGCAACGGCCCAGAGCAAGGCGGTCAGGCACAGCGATGTGGGGATTCCGCCGCCTCCTCCGGGTACCCCTCCGCCGCCACCGCCCGGTTCTCCGCCGCCACCACCGCCATCGGCAAAATAA
- a CDS encoding diguanylate cyclase domain-containing protein: MKILLVEDAKAVAALMAARLSAFGYDVQLAENGQVAVEMYQAAPPDLVLMDIEMPVMNGFEATNRIRAFESTQQWAWTPIIFLTASDTPENIVTAIEAGGDDFLAKTVPETVLQAKMKALSRIALLRARLALANRKLEEMANRDGLTGLFNRRHMDLRTDVAWEEAIRSGHAFGLLMLDVDNFKKYNDHYGHQSGDDCLRSVAAALSEVCDELGPDAILARYGGEEFALVLPGIDAASCQTIAQVLVEAVRHRQIPHERNADWGVVTISVGGAWQKSASGKIVSLFRQADVALYRAKEAGRNQLAFD; the protein is encoded by the coding sequence ATGAAGATATTGCTGGTGGAGGATGCCAAGGCCGTGGCTGCCTTGATGGCAGCACGGCTAAGTGCGTTTGGTTACGATGTCCAGCTGGCCGAAAATGGTCAGGTTGCCGTTGAGATGTATCAGGCTGCACCGCCTGATCTGGTCCTGATGGATATCGAAATGCCGGTGATGAACGGGTTTGAAGCGACGAACCGTATCCGCGCATTTGAAAGCACCCAGCAATGGGCCTGGACGCCGATCATCTTCCTGACGGCGTCTGATACGCCAGAAAACATCGTTACCGCCATCGAGGCCGGGGGCGATGATTTTCTGGCCAAAACCGTTCCGGAAACGGTGCTGCAAGCCAAAATGAAGGCACTCAGCCGGATTGCGCTATTGCGGGCGCGCCTTGCCCTGGCCAATCGCAAGCTTGAAGAAATGGCCAACCGTGATGGCTTGACGGGCTTGTTCAATCGGCGGCACATGGATTTGCGGACTGACGTTGCCTGGGAAGAGGCGATTCGTTCGGGGCATGCCTTCGGATTGCTGATGCTCGATGTCGATAATTTCAAAAAATACAACGATCACTATGGCCATCAGTCTGGCGACGATTGCCTGCGTTCGGTCGCGGCGGCGCTGAGCGAGGTCTGTGATGAACTCGGTCCGGATGCCATTCTTGCCCGTTACGGCGGGGAGGAATTTGCGCTGGTCCTGCCGGGCATCGACGCGGCAAGCTGCCAGACGATAGCTCAGGTTCTGGTCGAGGCTGTTCGCCATCGGCAGATTCCGCATGAGCGGAATGCCGACTGGGGTGTGGTGACGATTTCGGTCGGTGGAGCCTGGCAAAAATCGGCAAGCGGCAAGATCGTTTCCCTGTTCCGCCAGGCCGACGTTGCCCTCTATCGGGCCAAGGAAGCCGGTCGCAATCAACTGGCCTTTGACTGA